CCAAATTAAGTCCAGCCATCGGGGGAGCGGCTTTCACCTGGGCCAGGAGTTCCCTGGGGTCAAGGATTTCGGTGGAGATGCCGCCATTGAGAGCACCAAAGCTGCGGATCTTGCGGGTGAGGGCACGGGTATCAATGCCGTAGATCCCTGGGATCTGGTGTTGTTTGAGATAGTCGGGCAGGGATTGGGTCGCTCGCCAGTTACTGGGACGTTCGGCGATATTGCGGGCGATCGCACCCCGCACTTGGGGACGGGCCGACTCCTCATCTTCGGGATTAACGCCAGTATTTCCTAACTCTGGATAGGTAAACGTGACAATCTGACCACAATAACTGGGATCGGTGAGTACCTCCTGGTAGCCTGTCATACCCGTGTTGAACACCACCTCTCCGATCACGGTGCCGGGAGCACCAAAGGAGAAGCCTTCGTAAACGGTCCCATCAGCCAAAACCAGAATTGCCGGAGTAGGGTCAGAAGCCATCATGTTGAGCCGCCCGCAAGATCGAGGATTTATTATCGCACGGGAATCCGGGTCAGCAAGCATTTGTCAACAGGTGCTCACAAGGTTCGCTAGCGTGGTTCCCCAATACACTGCCACGGTCAATACCGCAACAGCAGCCAATGTACAACTCCCCGTGGGGAGGGTGGACGCGATCGCTGTGGGGGGACGGGTGCTCCATCAGGTGCCCGTCGCGATCGCCGGTCCCGCCCTCGCGATCGGCCTACTGGGGCAAGACTTCTTCGAGGGCTACGACCTCGTGATTCGGGAGTCCGTAGTCGAGTTCCAATCGCGCAGCGGTTAGGACCTGTAGGGGCGGGTTTTACCTCAACCTGCCCCCGTCGCCGTCAATTCGCCGTCAATTCGCCGTCAATTTAGGTCAACCCGCCCTCTCGGATTGGGTAGAGCCAATCTTAAATCTTTCCCCGTAACCACCAATTTGGGTGAACGCACCCCTCTAAAATTTGTCAGGGTTGACCACCACCTTGCCCCATAATTACCAATTCTGGTGACCCCACCCATTTTGAACGTTGAATTTTGAACGTTGAATTCTTAACCCTTTTTGGAATTTAGAATATGGAGAAATCTATGCTGATGGTGCGTTGGCGGCGGGCACTGGCCCCCCTCTTTCTCAGCCTCTTGCTACTGGTCACTGCCTGTGGTCCAGCCGAACCCCCCTCACCCTATGCCCAGGTCCAGGAGGAAACCACCCAACGAGGGGCTGCCCCCGCAGTCGCGCCGGACGCTACCCAGGGCGCAAAATTTAATCGTTTTTTCCCCGCTTCTGCTGACGGCTATCAGGTGGTCCCAGCCCAAGAGAAAAAGGGCTTTGCAGAATATAAGCTGAAGCGAGACGGCAAGGATGTGGCCATGCTGGCCATTAGTGATACTACCGGCACCGAAGCCACCGCCAAGTTCGCGCAGAGTACAGAAAAAATTGGGGGGTATCCAGCCGTAGATCAGGGAACCCAGGCAACAGCAATTCTAGTGGGCGATCGCTACCAGGTGAAGGTCCTCTCGCGGGATGATGCGTTTACGCGTGCCGATCGCGTCGCTTGGCTCCAGAAATTTGATCTCAACGGTTTGGCAAACTTGAAATAAAGGAGGATCAGCGTGAGCCAACCCATTTATAAATTAGTCGATGACCTGCCCACGGGGGGCCTGACGGTCATGGCACTCAAGGCATTGGACTTTATCATCCCCGGTCAATGGCAGAATTTAGTGGGTTTTGATAACACCATTCGGACGATCACCCGGGAAACCGATCCCGCTCTAGTCAAACAAATTGGCGAACGAGCCGTCACGTTATTTAACGATAAATCCCAGGGTTACCAGCAGGCACTGTGGCTCTATGAAACCGTGGATTCGGCCTCTGGCCTGTTGGGCACGGCGGCACTGGCCAATCGGATTGGCCAGGATACCTTCCTGAGCTTTTTGCAGAATTTCACCCCCAAACCGGAAAAGGCCCAAAGTATCGATCTAGGAGTCAAGTTGGTGACGGAAATTGTGGCTTTCTGCCAGATTAATGGTATTCCGGGGGACAGTGTGGGGGACTTTCTGGCTGCGATCGTGGACTATAGCGGGGAGGCGTTAATGCGCATGGCGGCCCTGGTTTGCTTCGATGGCATTATTCCCCTGGGACCCACCTTCGCCGAGCAAGCCCTGAATACCTTAACGGGGACAAGCCCCACCGAACTGGACAATAACCCAACCTTCAAGGGGGTCAAGGACCTCATCCCTGGCAACAACCCAGCCGGGAAATTGGGCTTCATTACCGACAGCTTTGCTGCTACACGGGGCTGGATGGAAACCTTTGTGTCCTCCCACGGCATTACCCGCGACAAACTGCTGGGTAACCTGCGGGGGGTGATTGAATTCACCGACGACAAAGCGGACTATGTGGGAGCACTGCTAGATATGAATGTCAAGTATTATCGCCATACCGGCATCCAAACCCTCGCCCGTCGCCTGGTGGAGCGGGCCGTCGCGGAAATTTAGCCCGCTGGTCAAGGGCTGGTGGCATAGCCGTTCCGGTTCATCCTCTGTGCTCTCTGTGTCTTTGTGGTTTCCGGTTCACCGCAGCAGCACAGAGGACACAGGGGTGATCCCAAAAGGTAGAGGGGGATAGGCCCAAGCTGAACTAGACTGATACGATTGAGTCAGAATTAGGGACGCTGTTCATGAACGCAGGACGTAGCCTGAGCCAGTTAATGCAACCTGCTACCTACCGTATCCTCGATGCCAACCTTGATCGGGCGCGGGAAGGTCTGCGCATTGTCGAAGAGTGGTGTCGCTTTGGCCTTAATCAGTCCCAACTGACGGAAGAGTGCAAGCAACTGCGACAGGAACTGGGCCAGTGGCATAGTCCCGAAATGCGGGCAGCTCGCAATACTACCGATGATCCCGGCACGGAACTCACCCATCCCGCAGAGCGACAACGATCGGATCTGACCCAGGTGCTATCCGCCAACTTGGCGCGGGTTCAGGAAGCCCTACGGGTTTTGGAGGAATATGGCAAACTCTACGATGCTAAGATGAGCGAAGCCTGTAAGCAGATGCGTTATCGCGTCTATACTTTGGAAAGTCGTTTGCTGACCTACGAGCGTCGCCAAAAACTCGAAAGTGCCTACCTATACCTGATCACATCTGCCTCCGATAATCTATTCGCGGTGGTTGAGGGTGCTCTCCGGGGGGGGCTAACACTGGTTCAGTACCGAGATAAGGAAGCCGATGATCTGACCCGCTTGGAACGGGCGGAACGGTTACGCCAACTGTGCCATCACTACGGGGCGCTGTTTATCATGAACGATCGCATCGATCTCGCCCTAGCGATCAATGCTGATGGGGTGCATCTAGGCCAACGGGATGTTCCGATCGCCTTCGCTCGTCAAATTTTGGGTCCCAATCGGCTTATTGGGCGATCCACAACGAATCCCCAGGAAATGGAGCGGGCGGTGCAGGAAGGGGCTGACTATATCGGCGTCGGTCCCGTCTTTGCCACCCCCACCAAACCAGATAAGGCCCCTGCTGGCTTAGAATATGTGCGCTATGCTGTCGAAAATGCCCCGATCCCCTGGTTTGCGATCGGGGGTATTGATACCGAAACCCTGGGTGAGGTTCTGATGGCGCGTGCCGAGCGGGTAGCGGTGGTGCGGGCCATTATGGAAGCGGATCAGCCAACGTTGATTACCCAGTATTTCCTGTCTCAGCTAACCCAAGCCCGCAAGCTACGATCTCTGGAAGCGGCTAAGGAGGTGAGTCGTTAATGGCTAGTGTGGAAGCCATGATCGCCATCCAGGTCAATGGGGAACCCAAGACCTGCCCATCCCAAACAACGCTACCCGACTTGCTCACACAGTTGGGTCTGAATCCGCGTCTGATTGCCGTCGAATACAATGGCGAAATCCTCCACCGCCAGTTTTGGCCCACAACGGTGATGCAGGCGGGCGATCGGTTGGAAATTGTCACGATCGTGGGCGGGGGATAAGAGATCAAGAGGAAACAGCAGTGAGGAAAGGGGGAAGGCTTAGACAGCACCGGCTTCTTTTTGGAAGATAATCCAGAGGGTTTTCAGGATGAGTTGGCAGTCGTACCAGAGGCTCCAATTTTCTTGATAGCGAAGATCGAAAGCGATAATGTCTTCAAAATTACGTACTTTGGAACGACCATTTACTTGCCATTCCCCCGTCATACCGGGTTTGACATCCAGGCGCTGCCACTGCGGAATTTCGTAAATACCGACTTCCTGGGGGGTGGGTGGGCGGGTACCTACCAGACTCATTTCTCCCCGCAGCACGTTCCAGAACTGGGGCAGTTCATCTAAACTGGTACGTCGCAGAAAACGACCAACACGGGTTATACGGGGATCATTGTCATTTTTGAAAATTGCCCCAGAGGCCTGGTTCGGGATCGTTGCCTTCAGGGCCTCGGCATTGACCACCATTGAGCGAAATTTCCACATCCGAAACGGATGTCCCATTAACCCTAGGCGAATTTGACCAAAAAAGATCGGCCCTGGACTTTCCCAATAGATGGCCAGCGCAATAAAGGGGAATAACAAGGCTGTGATCAGCAACCCCACGATCGCCCCCACAATGTCCATCAGTCGTTTCCAGCGCGATCGCACGGAGGGGTGAGTCACGGGCAATGACTCTTCAGCGTTGAGTAAATCTGCCGTCACGACCGCATCTGTCCGTTCGTCGATTTTGAAAAACTGAGATAACCCACTAACCTGCAAGACCATTTTGGGCTGATCGTTCAAGCTCCATAGGACCGTTTCAATATTGTTCTCAATTTGGGATAGGCTAATCATGCGCATTAATAGGCCCACACCGCTGCTATCCATAAAAACGGTGCGCCCCATATCCACAATGATCCGTTGCGGTGGAGGGTCCTGATGACACAGCTTTTCCCAATAATGCTTGATGGGTAGACTGACCTGGGCCGTGAGGCGGGGAGGCATTTGGATCAGGTACACCCCATCCACAACCGTTACCGCAAACGGGGAGTCCGAACTAGAAGGTGTCATAGGAGGTGAAGAGCTAGTACAGCCGCGCAAGAAGAGACTACTCGCCTCTATTATGGCGGGAACCCTTACTGACAACCATGACTTACACAATCATGACTTACAACCCTAACGACGGCTACTTAGCAGTCGATGGCGAACTCGACTTAACCCGTGGCTGCCCATCACCAAAGTGTGCTTCCAGATGGTCGCATAGCAACGCTGCGGCAATCCCGGTCAATAGAGGTAAATTCACATAGTAAGGGGTTTGTAGGTAACGGACAAGATCACCAGGGGACCAGGCAATGGGAACACCCCGTTGATAAAGGGCAGCGGCTAACATGATTTGCTGGTTATCGGCACGCTCCCCCAAGCGCTGACAGCGAGGCACCAAGATATAGGGCCGCCGAGCCGATCGCAGTAAGCTGGCACTCCCTTCGCCACAGTGGCTAATAATTAGTTGGGCTTCAGCCGCCCGTTGTTGGAGTTCGGCTGGTTCTAGAAAAGGCACATTAGAGACATTGGGGGGAAGTTGGGAGCAGGTGCCAGATTGAATCAAGAGGGAATTGGGGATCAGGTTGGCTTCCAGTAAGACGGTTAGCCAATTCATTAAGCGGTTGAAGGGATACTGCTCTGTGCCAACGGTAACCAAAATCATAATAAGGTATGCCCGCTAATCAGCACAGCTTGGGGATAGCGTTGCTTAAGCTGTGCCCAGTGAACATACAGCATATCGAGAAATGGGACGGCTAGCCGAGCCGCTGGGCTGAGATAGGTTACCTGGGTAATGGATTCGACAAAGGCGGTGTGGCTTCCCAGTAGCTTCCCCAGGATCAGGAAGGGGACGGCAATATGGGACCCGGTGGATAAAATCAGGTAAGGACGCTCCTGGAGCAAAACTTGCAGCGCCCATAGCCAAAAGCGGCTGCGCCAGTACAGACTCTGCTGAGAATAACGGTACATCTGTGAGATAACCGGCAGATGGTTGACCCAGTACACAGTCTCGGTGGCAAGCTGCGCTTCACTGACGTCAGTCGCGATCGTAATCCAGGTGCGATCGTACTTACCCCAAAACGCCTTAAGTTCACCCAAAGCCTCGAAGGGTTCACCTTCTGAGCAAACGAGAAGAATTTTCATGTCCCATCTAGATAACCTGGATAACGGTGGTTGGGCGCCTACCCCCTGGTTGGCAGACTGAGGTCAAATCAGGTTGGGCTGGCTACCCGACAAGGGAACGGGGCTAGTTGAATGCCCGTAAGCACTCACCGCTAACCCCAATCTCAGGTGAGATATCCCCCAGTAAGGGCACCCGCTTTGTAGTCTCAGTTAGGAATATAGCCTTTACCTAATTTACTCAGTACACAGTCAAGGTTTGGATCTCGATCCTACCCGCAGCCCTCATCCCCCAACCCCTTCTCCCCACTTGGGAGAAGGGGAGCCGGATTTTCAAGTCCCTCTCCCAGAGCGGAAGAGGGATTTGGGGTGAGGGCCGCACCCGCAGGCTGCACCCATCCTACTTCTGTAAAAGTGTACTTTATGATTGAGGTAAAGGCTGTATCTTCTAATATCCCTAACATCAGGTGAGGGATCCCCCGGTGAGGACACCCGATAGGAGCGCGATCACTAACTGGGGTCGCTACCCTGGGGAACCGCTTCCGCCACTGCCTCAGCCTGTGCCTGTCCCTTAAAAGCAAACCGGAGGCCAGGCGGTGCCAGGAAGGTGGTCAAAATCACCATCACAATAATGGCAGCTTCTAGGGGTTTGCTCAGAACGCCACTGGCAGTCCCAATGCCGGCAAAGACTAGCCCCACTTCACCTCGTGGGATCATGCCAATGCCGATCGCTAATCGATTGACGGCCCAATCACCCCAGACGACCCAGCCGGTGACCATTTTGCCCAAGATAGCGATTAGGATCAAAAAGCTGGCGATGACCAATCCTTCTCGATTGGTGGGAATGGCAGGATTGAGAACACTTAAATCGGCTTTGGCCCCGACTGTGACAAAGAAAATGGGGACGAGAATGTCAGCGATCGACTTGATTTGCTCGTCCAATTCCTTGCGCGTATCGGTTTCGTCGAGCACTAACCCAGCCGCAAAAGCTCCCAGAATCGCTTCCAGGTGAATTACGTTACCCAGGAAGGCCATCACAAAAGCGAAGATCAGGGCTGGGATGACGAGATTCCCACGGGTTTGCAAGCTACTGGCAACGGCAACGAAGCTCTTGTTGAAGAATTTGCCCAGGAAAATGGCCCCTAAGAGGAATGCGGTAGCGCTGACAATTAGGTAGATGACGTTGAGGACATCAATTTCACCGGTTTTGGCCAGACTGGCCACTACTGCCAGCACGATAATCCCCAAGACATCATCAATCACGGCGGCGCCAACGATAATCTGGCCTTCGCGGGATTTCAACTGGCCCAGTTCCGAAAGCACCTTGGAAGTAATCCCAATACTGGTGGCGGTGAGGGCGGCCCCGGCAAAGATGGCCGGAATGGCGGGGACGTGGAACAGGAGCATGGCCCCGGCTGTCCCAACGCCAAAGGGAACGGCAACCCCCACCACAGCGACGAGGGTGGCCTGGTACCCAACTTTTTGCAATTCCCGCAGATCCGACTCTAGGCCAATTTCAAACAGAAGAATAATCACCCCCAGTTCGGCCAATACCGATAGCACCTCGCTCTGGGTGGCGAAGATGGCTGGGATGTCCGCAGGAGAGAGGCCGCCCACCCATTGCAAAACCGTCATGATCTGGGAGTCGGCGGCGGTTGCCCCGGTTTCAGGGAAGACAACTAAGCGTAGGGCGGATACCCCAATGACCACACCACCAATCAGTTCACCCAAGACGGGGGGCAGGTCCAGGGATTTGGTGATTTCCCCCCCCACTTTGCTGGCGAGGTAAATCACTACCAAGCTCAGCAGGACGCCGGCCAGCACGATCGGACCACTATCTGCCGGGACTTCGGTTGCTAATAACGGTAAGCCTAGCTCAGGCAGAGAAAATGGCAAGAGTGGGAAGTTTCCCAAGGGAGTGATGATTGAGTTCATGGACAAAGGCTGTCTAGGTTTGCGTTTGGAGGTTTAATCTTAATAGTTACAACTTTTACCTAATTTACTCAGTACACAGTTAAGGCTTGGATCTCAATCCTACCGGCAGCCCTCATCCCCCAACCCCTTCTCCCCACTTGGAGAAGGGGAGCCGGATTTTCAAGTCCCTCTCCCGCTCTGGGAGAGGGATTTAGGGTGAGGGCCACATCTGTGGGCTGTGCCGATCCTACCCAGGTAAATCTGTACTTTATGATTAAGGTAAAGGCTGTAACTTGATGACAAAGTAACCAAGTAATCAACTAACCAACCCATTAAACTGGATCAGTTGACAAAAGCTGTTTCCACCTTAACAACAATCGGCAGGCAAGGGGACTGTCTCCTGACAGGGACCCGCTTGAGATCCCAATGCCAAATATCGCTTTAGCGCCTTGCCGCCCAACTAGGCTTAGACAGACTGGTCCCAACCAACCGTCTGTCTAACCCTCAAGTGCGGGAATAGCCGGCTTCGCTGGTGGTTGGTTCAGGACTATTAAGGCCGATCGCGGGGGTTGAAACGGCGGGGGTCGTCTCCTTCTTCAGATGGGTGAGCGCTTGCCGGAGGGCTGCGGTCCGATCCATGAGCAGGTTCTCCGGCGGCAGTTGATCGAGGATGCCAAACTTTTCTAGCCGCCGCTTGATCTTGCCGGCTGCACCAACGATCAAGACCTCGCGACCCTTGTCAAAAGCATCCCGGATGGCGTTTTCGATCGCCAGGGAGGCCGTCACCCCCAACAGCGGCACATCGCTCAAGTCCATTACCAGCACATCCGCATCCTGCATGGCGTTATGTTCACGAGCGATCGCCTTGGAGACGCCAAAGATCATCGGCCCGCTCAGATAGAACAATAGGATCCGTCCCTTGGCTTGATCCAGGATTTGTTTTTCTTCGCTGGTGAGGCGGGCATCGTCGTCAGTATCGGTAATCAGCTTGACTTCCTGGGATTGCAGGCTGCTAAGGCGCTCGATCGTTAGGATATTGGCGATAAAGACCCCCACACCGACAGCAACGATCAGATCCACAAAAACGGTCAGGAGTAAGACCCCGTACATGATCAGCGATCCCTTCAGCGAGACCTTGTGCGCCCGCTTAAGGAAGCTCCAGTCGAGGATATCGATCCCCACCTTAAGGGCAATCCCCGCGAGGACCGCCATTGGAATCGGCTTGGTCAGTTCGGCTGCCCCCAAAACCACCACCAGCAGAATCAGGGCACGGGTCAGACCCGACACTGCCGATCGTGCCCCGGTTTGAATATTCACCACCGTCCCCATCGTGGCCCCGGCACCGGGCAGCCCCCCGCAGAGGCCAGACACCAGGTTGCCAATCCCCTGGCCGATCAGTTCCTTGTCGGACTTGTGCTCAGTCCGGGTCAGGCTATCGGCAATGACGGCGGTGAGCAGGGTGTCAATACAACCGAGCATCCCCAACATGACCCCATCGACAAACATGCGGGTCATCTGGCCAGCGGTGAAGGTGGGCAGTTGGAATGTGGGTAACCCGGTGGGGATTTCACCAATGCTGCTAATCCGGCGAATGTCTACGTCGTGGAACAACACGAGGGACAGAACCGTTCCCAGGATCAGGGCGACCAGTTGGGGGGGGACAATCCGTTTGGCCTGCTTGGGCATCAGGTAAATGATCGCCAGGGTCATAAAACCCAACAGCGCTTCCGGCGGGTTAATCTGGCCCAAGAGATCGGGTAAGGCCCGCAGGGTACCGAGGACGCCGCCTTTGGGTACGGGATACCCCAGAAACGGCCCAATTTGCAAAATGATCAGGATCACCCCAATCCCCGACATAAAACCGGAGATGACGCTATAGGGCATCAGGGTGATATAT
This DNA window, taken from Trichothermofontia sichuanensis B231, encodes the following:
- a CDS encoding glycosyltransferase; the encoded protein is MILVTVGTEQYPFNRLMNWLTVLLEANLIPNSLLIQSGTCSQLPPNVSNVPFLEPAELQQRAAEAQLIISHCGEGSASLLRSARRPYILVPRCQRLGERADNQQIMLAAALYQRGVPIAWSPGDLVRYLQTPYYVNLPLLTGIAAALLCDHLEAHFGDGQPRVKSSSPSTAK
- a CDS encoding glycosyltransferase family protein; its protein translation is MKILLVCSEGEPFEALGELKAFWGKYDRTWITIATDVSEAQLATETVYWVNHLPVISQMYRYSQQSLYWRSRFWLWALQVLLQERPYLILSTGSHIAVPFLILGKLLGSHTAFVESITQVTYLSPAARLAVPFLDMLYVHWAQLKQRYPQAVLISGHTLL
- a CDS encoding cation:proton antiporter, with the protein product MNSIITPLGNFPLLPFSLPELGLPLLATEVPADSGPIVLAGVLLSLVVIYLASKVGGEITKSLDLPPVLGELIGGVVIGVSALRLVVFPETGATAADSQIMTVLQWVGGLSPADIPAIFATQSEVLSVLAELGVIILLFEIGLESDLRELQKVGYQATLVAVVGVAVPFGVGTAGAMLLFHVPAIPAIFAGAALTATSIGITSKVLSELGQLKSREGQIIVGAAVIDDVLGIIVLAVVASLAKTGEIDVLNVIYLIVSATAFLLGAIFLGKFFNKSFVAVASSLQTRGNLVIPALIFAFVMAFLGNVIHLEAILGAFAAGLVLDETDTRKELDEQIKSIADILVPIFFVTVGAKADLSVLNPAIPTNREGLVIASFLILIAILGKMVTGWVVWGDWAVNRLAIGIGMIPRGEVGLVFAGIGTASGVLSKPLEAAIIVMVILTTFLAPPGLRFAFKGQAQAEAVAEAVPQGSDPS
- a CDS encoding exopolysaccharide biosynthesis polyprenyl glycosylphosphotransferase gives rise to the protein MTPSSSDSPFAVTVVDGVYLIQMPPRLTAQVSLPIKHYWEKLCHQDPPPQRIIVDMGRTVFMDSSGVGLLMRMISLSQIENNIETVLWSLNDQPKMVLQVSGLSQFFKIDERTDAVVTADLLNAEESLPVTHPSVRSRWKRLMDIVGAIVGLLITALLFPFIALAIYWESPGPIFFGQIRLGLMGHPFRMWKFRSMVVNAEALKATIPNQASGAIFKNDNDPRITRVGRFLRRTSLDELPQFWNVLRGEMSLVGTRPPTPQEVGIYEIPQWQRLDVKPGMTGEWQVNGRSKVRNFEDIIAFDLRYQENWSLWYDCQLILKTLWIIFQKEAGAV
- a CDS encoding thiamine phosphate synthase, which codes for MNAGRSLSQLMQPATYRILDANLDRAREGLRIVEEWCRFGLNQSQLTEECKQLRQELGQWHSPEMRAARNTTDDPGTELTHPAERQRSDLTQVLSANLARVQEALRVLEEYGKLYDAKMSEACKQMRYRVYTLESRLLTYERRQKLESAYLYLITSASDNLFAVVEGALRGGLTLVQYRDKEADDLTRLERAERLRQLCHHYGALFIMNDRIDLALAINADGVHLGQRDVPIAFARQILGPNRLIGRSTTNPQEMERAVQEGADYIGVGPVFATPTKPDKAPAGLEYVRYAVENAPIPWFAIGGIDTETLGEVLMARAERVAVVRAIMEADQPTLITQYFLSQLTQARKLRSLEAAKEVSR
- a CDS encoding retroviral-like aspartic protease family protein; the encoded protein is MVPQYTATVNTATAANVQLPVGRVDAIAVGGRVLHQVPVAIAGPALAIGLLGQDFFEGYDLVIRESVVEFQSRSG
- the thiS gene encoding sulfur carrier protein ThiS, encoding MASVEAMIAIQVNGEPKTCPSQTTLPDLLTQLGLNPRLIAVEYNGEILHRQFWPTTVMQAGDRLEIVTIVGGG
- the bicA gene encoding bicarbonate transporter BicA — translated: MQVFNLIHTKNLRGDIFGGVTAAIVSLPLALAFGVASGAGPIAGLYGAVCVGFFAALFGGTPTLISEPTGPMTVVMTAIIASLTAADPQNGLAMAFTVVMLAGIFQIIFGVFKLGKYITLMPYSVISGFMSGIGVILIILQIGPFLGYPVPKGGVLGTLRALPDLLGQINPPEALLGFMTLAIIYLMPKQAKRIVPPQLVALILGTVLSLVLFHDVDIRRISSIGEIPTGLPTFQLPTFTAGQMTRMFVDGVMLGMLGCIDTLLTAVIADSLTRTEHKSDKELIGQGIGNLVSGLCGGLPGAGATMGTVVNIQTGARSAVSGLTRALILLVVVLGAAELTKPIPMAVLAGIALKVGIDILDWSFLKRAHKVSLKGSLIMYGVLLLTVFVDLIVAVGVGVFIANILTIERLSSLQSQEVKLITDTDDDARLTSEEKQILDQAKGRILLFYLSGPMIFGVSKAIAREHNAMQDADVLVMDLSDVPLLGVTASLAIENAIRDAFDKGREVLIVGAAGKIKRRLEKFGILDQLPPENLLMDRTAALRQALTHLKKETTPAVSTPAIGLNSPEPTTSEAGYSRT